Proteins encoded in a region of the Candidatus Equadaptatus faecalis genome:
- a CDS encoding PASTA domain-containing protein has translation MRNFRRWIIIFALLMIAGCGFVMFRSIFGGSGDKVIVPQLDGMQAEEAVNALQRLGLSANIEETGSDENAGTVVSQSIKAGKKVKTDKTVLLKVSGGSMLCAVPDVRFMGKEEAVRKLEDAGFKAGRIIQVSEPDKNDGTVLAQNPSAGQKYAAGGGIELLVSTGGASEDGFTQVPDLRGRTPEEAAELLTKSGLQLGDTIKTVSSSKEGTVVGTRPNIGTRVKTGDTVSLLLASAEENKTEQAENGTASGNEIVKTVKVTEKEQPKKEAENKTEQQKAAAVKAGKQPEAAKKADNAKEKKAETKTEVSAAQLKPEKSVQPVAAKNATDKTGTAQPAAKTADVQTKKEEVKKEEAKKKEIKEEVKSAADDTEISAPSKTAKVRYVVPPLISPLSLKITVQDADGVRVLKDVTANGGETFSVPVKYKNEATVSIMLGGEKVWQERYK, from the coding sequence ATGCGTAATTTTCGCCGCTGGATTATAATATTTGCGCTTCTGATGATTGCCGGCTGCGGCTTTGTTATGTTCCGTTCCATATTCGGAGGAAGCGGGGACAAGGTCATTGTCCCGCAACTTGACGGTATGCAGGCGGAAGAAGCCGTAAACGCTCTTCAAAGACTCGGATTGTCTGCAAACATTGAAGAAACCGGCTCGGACGAAAATGCCGGTACTGTTGTTTCTCAAAGCATCAAGGCAGGGAAAAAAGTTAAGACAGACAAAACTGTGCTGCTTAAAGTAAGCGGCGGAAGTATGCTCTGCGCCGTTCCCGATGTGCGTTTTATGGGAAAGGAAGAAGCAGTCCGCAAACTGGAGGACGCAGGTTTTAAAGCTGGCAGAATAATACAGGTCAGTGAACCGGACAAAAATGACGGTACGGTACTGGCGCAAAATCCTTCCGCAGGTCAGAAATACGCGGCAGGCGGCGGCATTGAACTGCTTGTAAGCACCGGCGGCGCGTCGGAAGACGGCTTTACGCAGGTGCCTGACTTAAGAGGCAGGACACCGGAAGAAGCAGCGGAACTTTTGACTAAAAGCGGACTGCAGCTTGGTGATACCATAAAAACCGTTTCTTCGTCAAAGGAAGGCACGGTTGTGGGAACAAGACCGAACATAGGAACAAGAGTTAAGACAGGGGATACTGTGTCTTTGCTGCTTGCCTCCGCTGAGGAGAACAAAACAGAACAGGCGGAAAACGGTACAGCATCGGGGAATGAAATTGTCAAGACGGTAAAGGTTACGGAAAAGGAGCAGCCAAAGAAAGAGGCGGAGAACAAGACAGAGCAGCAGAAAGCCGCCGCTGTCAAAGCCGGAAAACAGCCTGAGGCTGCAAAAAAGGCTGACAATGCTAAAGAGAAGAAAGCAGAAACAAAAACAGAGGTTTCCGCTGCACAGCTGAAACCCGAGAAGAGTGTGCAGCCTGTCGCAGCCAAAAACGCTACGGACAAAACCGGCACGGCGCAGCCGGCAGCAAAAACGGCAGACGTGCAGACGAAAAAAGAAGAAGTGAAGAAAGAAGAAGCGAAAAAGAAAGAAATTAAAGAAGAAGTCAAATCAGCAGCTGACGATACGGAGATTTCGGCGCCGTCCAAAACTGCGAAAGTGCGTTACGTGGTTCCGCCGCTGATCTCCCCGCTCAGTCTTAAAATTACGGTGCAGGACGCGGATGGCGTGCGCGTGCTAAAAGACGTTACGGCAAACGGAGGAGAAACATTCTCCGTGCCTGTGAAATACAAGAACGAAGCAACAGTATCCATTATGCTTGGCGGTGAAAAGGTATGGCAGGAGCGTTACAAGTAA